GTTCATCCGCGCGCGGGCGCAGGAGGTCGGCCTCGGCCCGATCCTGCCGCCCGACCCGTTCGACCTCGACACTGCCCGGCGGGTCCACGATCCGGCCTTCGTCGACTTCATGCCGACGGTCTGGGAGCGCTGGACCGCGGCGGGCTTCGACGGCACCGCGCTGCCCTACACCTGGCCGACCCGCGGCCTGCGCGGTGACGTCGTGCCGGACGTCATCGAGGCCCAGCTCGGCTACTATTCGATCGACGCCGGCGCCGGCTTCGTCGAAGGCACCTGGGAGGCCATCAAATCGTCGCACGACGTGGCGTTGACGGCCGCCAGCCTCGTCTCCGGCGGCGAACGCGCCGCCTTCGCGCTCTGCCGGCCGCCCGGCCATCACGCCGGCCGTGCCTTCATGGGCGGCTACTGCTACCTGAACAACGCCTCCATCGCCGCGCAATGGCTGCTCGACAACGGCGCCCAGAAGGTCTCGATTCTCGACGTCGACTACCATCACGGCAACGGCACGCAGGAGATCTTCTACGCGCGGAGCGACGTCCAGGTGCTCAACCTCCACGGCGACCCGAAGATGGAGTACCCCTACTTCCTCGGCTATGCCGACGAGCGCGGGGAGGGGGAGGGCGAAGGCTTCAACCACAACTACCCGCTGCCCTGGGGCACCGGCTGGGACGGCTGGGGCGCGGCTCTGGTCGACGCCTGCCTGAAGCTGGTGGCGTTCGGTCCCGACGTGGTCGTCGTGTCGCTCGGCGTGGACACGTTCGAGCGCGACCCGATCTCCAAGTTCAAGCTCGTCACCGAGGACTATCCCAGGATCGGCCGCCGCATCGCGGCGCTCGGCCTGCCGACGCTGTTCGTCATGGAGGGCGGCTACGCCGTCGAGGAGATCGGCGTCAACGCGGTCGGCGTGCTCACGGGCTTCGAGGAGGGCAACGCGTGAGCGGGATCGTCACCCTCGGCGTCGTCCAGTTCGCCTGTTCGGACGACGTGGCCGAAAACGTCGCGACCGCCTCGCGTCTGGTGCGCGACGCGGCCGCGCGCGGCGCCAATGTCGTGCTGGTGCAGGAACTCTTCGAGGGCCTCTATTTC
The nucleotide sequence above comes from Aquibium microcysteis. Encoded proteins:
- a CDS encoding histone deacetylase family protein, producing the protein MKTIYSPKHAGHAGNVELMTGRIMPAFEMPSRAEFIRARAQEVGLGPILPPDPFDLDTARRVHDPAFVDFMPTVWERWTAAGFDGTALPYTWPTRGLRGDVVPDVIEAQLGYYSIDAGAGFVEGTWEAIKSSHDVALTAASLVSGGERAAFALCRPPGHHAGRAFMGGYCYLNNASIAAQWLLDNGAQKVSILDVDYHHGNGTQEIFYARSDVQVLNLHGDPKMEYPYFLGYADERGEGEGEGFNHNYPLPWGTGWDGWGAALVDACLKLVAFGPDVVVVSLGVDTFERDPISKFKLVTEDYPRIGRRIAALGLPTLFVMEGGYAVEEIGVNAVGVLTGFEEGNA